A genome region from Manihot esculenta cultivar AM560-2 chromosome 5, M.esculenta_v8, whole genome shotgun sequence includes the following:
- the LOC110614919 gene encoding probable 6-phosphogluconolactonase 4, chloroplastic isoform X1 — translation MASSSLSLSSSLRTLSSSVRRLSRPYFPLISPKGAFCLSRLDYSTGLRPVASAVIVAEYRRFGCRAKALPMAGITTATTTDKKKVEVFDSEEALAASLAKYTADLSEKFCQERGCFTVVLSGGSLIKSLRKLLEPPYIDSIEWSKWHVLWVDERVVPKDHIDSNYKLAYDGFLAQLPILPGNVYAINDALSAEGAADDYETCLKHLVNIKVIEASPLSGCPKFDLMLLGMGPDGHVASLFPGHHLCNEKEKWVTCIKDSPKPPPERITFTFPVINSSAYIALVVCGAGKADAVQRALGKDQHAADLLPVQMVSPEGELKWFLDKDAASKL, via the exons ATGGCTTCTTCCTCCCTCTCTCTGTCCTCTTCACTGCGCACTCTTTCGTCCTCCGTACGAAGACTAAGTAGACCCTACTTTCCACTAATCTCACCCAAGGGAGCATTTTGTCTCAGTAGACTTGACTACTCCACTGGATTGAGACCAGTGGCTTCAGCTGTTATTGTAGCTGAATACAGGAGATTTGGTTGCAGAGCAAAGGCGTTGCCCATGGCTGGAATTACGACGGCCACGACCACTGATAAGAAGAAGGTGGAGGTGTTTGACTCGGAGGAGGCCCTGGCGGCGTCTCTGGCTAAGTACACCGCTGATCTATCCGAAAAGTTTTGTCAAGAAAGAGGATGCTTTACTGTCGTTTTGTCTGGTGGTTCTCTTATCAAGTCGCTCAG GAAACTGTTGGAACCTCCTTATATTGATTCAATAGAATGGTCGAAATGGCATGTCTTGTGGGTAGATGAGAGAGTGGTCCCTAAGGATCATATTGACAGTAACTACAAACTGGCATATGATGGATTTCTTGCTCAG CTGCCAATTCTGCCTGGTAATGTTTATGCCATAAACGATGCCCTATCAGCTGAGGGTGCTGCCGACGATTATGAAACCTGTCTTAAACATTTGGTTAATATCAAGGTGATAGAAGCATCCCCTCTTAGTGGGTGTCCAAAATTTGATCTCATGCTTTTGGGTATGGGTCCAGATGGACATGTAGCTTCTCTGTTCCCTGGGCATCATCTTTGTAACGAAAAGGAGAAATGGGTTACTTGCATTAAGGACTCGCCAAAACCACCTCCAGAGAGAATTACCTTCACCTTTCCGGTGATAAACTCCTCCGCGTATATCGCGCTTGTGGTGTGTGGTGCAGGTAAAGCTGATGCGGTACAAAGGGCATTGGGAAAGGATCAACATGCTGCTGATTTGCTGCCTGTTCAAATGGTTTCGCCTGAAGGGGAGTTGAAGTGGTTTTTGGACAAAGATGCAGCTTCAAAACTGTAG
- the LOC110615539 gene encoding rab GTPase-activating protein 22 isoform X2, with amino-acid sequence MKALRRSHTSSSSSNSSSPSSSSSGSSSWIHLRSVLLIVNSSSPASCSSSDRGHLKSPWSRRKRKHVLTPRQWRRLFTPDGKLHDEVKFLKKVRSGGVDPSIRAEVWPFLLGVYDSHSSKEERDTVRTQKRKEYEKLRRQCRRLLKQSNGSFKLNESSEPSNTVDSRGLVQDTDSSEDVVSARESLSSEERSPDAEYSDDPSSTLLEGDDSSRPQTTNGDATAVNTESSDSDSSEDPEVVIQASSSSEGQEKNEHNEPSKEFISPSRTELHLRTPATENFATWQRIIRVDAVRANSEWIPYSPSQASVSEERARFSAEAVGLKDYEHLEPCRIFHAARLVAILEAYALYDPEIGYCQGMSDLLSPIITVMTEDHEAFWCFVGFMKKARHNFRLDEVGIRRQLNIVSKIIKRKDSHLFRHLEKLQAEDCFFVYRMVVVLFRRELTFEQTICLWEVMWADQAAIRAGIGKSAWSRIRQRAPPTDDLLLYAIAASVLQRRKLIVEKYNSMDEILRECNSMAGQLDVWKLLDDAHDLVVNLHDKIETSF; translated from the exons ATGAAAGCTTTAAGACGAAGTCATACTTCGTCGTCGTCTTCAAATTCGTCTTCTccatcatcttcatcatcaGGATCGTCTTCGTGGATTCACTTGCGTTCAGTTCTTTTAATTGTTAATTCTTCCTCACCAGCttcttgttcctcttctgatcg GGGCCATCTTAAATCGCCTTGGTCACGCAGGAAAAGAAAGCATGTCCTTACTCCTCGGCAATGGAGGAGATTGTTTACACCAGATGGGAAACTCCATGATGaagttaaatttttgaaaaaagttCGCAGTGGA ggTGTAGATCCAAGTATTAGAGCAGAGGTTTGGCCATTCCTCCTTGGAGT CTATGACTCGCACAGTTCCAAAGAAGAAAGAGACACTGTAAGAACCCAAAAAAG AAAGGAATATGAAAAACTCCGAAGACAGTGCCGCCGGCTCCTCAAGCAGAGCAATGGGAGCTTCAAGTTAAATGAGAGTAGTGAACCAAGCAACACTGTAGACAGTAGAGGTCTTGTTCAAGATACAGACTCTTCTGAGGATGTGGTTAGTGCCAGGGAATCTCTTTCCAGTGAGGAAAGGAGTCCAGATGCCGAGTACTCTGATGATCCCTCTAGTACACTGTTGGAAGGTGATGATAGTTCAAGACCACAAACAACAAATGGTGATGCTACTGCAGTAAACACTGAATCATCTGACTCGGACTCCTCTGAAGACCCTGAAGTTGTCATACAGGCTTCATCTTCTTCAGAAGGCCAGGAAAAGAATGAACACAATGAGCCTTCCAAAGAGTTTATATCTCCGTCAAGGACTGAGCTCCACTTGCGCACACCTGCTACTGAAAATTTTGCTACATGGCAGCGGATCATTCGTGTAGATGCAGTGCGTGCCAATTCAGAATGGATACCTTACTCCCCATCTCAGGCTTCAGTGTCAGAGGAAAGAGCACGCTTTTCTGCTGAAGCTGTTGGGCTAAAGGACTACGAACATCTGGAACCCTGCAGAATTTTCCATGCTGCCCGATTAGTTGCTATTCTTGAAGCTTATGCACTCTACGACCCTGAAATTGGCTACTGTCAGGGTATGAGTGATCTACTTTCTCCTATTATTACTGTTATGACAGAGGATCATGAAGCATTCTGGTGTTTTGTGGGTTTCATGAAGAAGGCTCGCCATAATTTTAGACTCGATGAAGTGGGAATTCGAAGGCAATTGAATATTGTTTCCAAGATTATCAAACGCAAAGACTCCCACCTTTTCAGGCACTTGGAGAAGCTTCAGGCTGAGGATTGTTTTTTCGTTTATAGGATGGTGGTGGTGCTGTTCAGGAGGGAGTTGACTTTTGAACAGACAATTTGTCTCTGGGAAGTAATGTGGGCAGATCAGGCAGCCATAAGGGCTGGCATTGGCAAGTCAGCATGGAGCAGGATAAGGCAGCGAGCTCCACCAACAGATGATCTATTGCTTTATGCTATTGCAGCTTCAGTATTGCAGAGGAGGAAATTAATTGTAGAGAAGTACAACAGCATGGACGAAATTTTAAGGGAGTGCAATAGCATGGCAGGCCAACTCGATGTATGGAAGCTGCTAGATGATGCACATGACTTGGTGGTCAACCTGCATGACAAGATTGAGACGTCCTTCTGA
- the LOC110615539 gene encoding rab GTPase-activating protein 22 isoform X1 — protein sequence MFNPGNNAPHGIPLSGGGGFWWAVGAPHSRAALAFTALAGIAVFVTVFYATSRGHLKSPWSRRKRKHVLTPRQWRRLFTPDGKLHDEVKFLKKVRSGGVDPSIRAEVWPFLLGVYDSHSSKEERDTVRTQKRKEYEKLRRQCRRLLKQSNGSFKLNESSEPSNTVDSRGLVQDTDSSEDVVSARESLSSEERSPDAEYSDDPSSTLLEGDDSSRPQTTNGDATAVNTESSDSDSSEDPEVVIQASSSSEGQEKNEHNEPSKEFISPSRTELHLRTPATENFATWQRIIRVDAVRANSEWIPYSPSQASVSEERARFSAEAVGLKDYEHLEPCRIFHAARLVAILEAYALYDPEIGYCQGMSDLLSPIITVMTEDHEAFWCFVGFMKKARHNFRLDEVGIRRQLNIVSKIIKRKDSHLFRHLEKLQAEDCFFVYRMVVVLFRRELTFEQTICLWEVMWADQAAIRAGIGKSAWSRIRQRAPPTDDLLLYAIAASVLQRRKLIVEKYNSMDEILRECNSMAGQLDVWKLLDDAHDLVVNLHDKIETSF from the exons ATGTTTAACCCCGGCAACAATGCTCCCCATGGAATCCCTCTTTCCGGCGGCGGAGGATTCTGGTGGGCAGTAGGAGCTCCTCACTCCAGAGCAGCTTTAGCCTTCACGGCCTTGGCCGGAATCGCGGTGTTCGTTACTGTATTCTACGCGACTAGTAG GGGCCATCTTAAATCGCCTTGGTCACGCAGGAAAAGAAAGCATGTCCTTACTCCTCGGCAATGGAGGAGATTGTTTACACCAGATGGGAAACTCCATGATGaagttaaatttttgaaaaaagttCGCAGTGGA ggTGTAGATCCAAGTATTAGAGCAGAGGTTTGGCCATTCCTCCTTGGAGT CTATGACTCGCACAGTTCCAAAGAAGAAAGAGACACTGTAAGAACCCAAAAAAG AAAGGAATATGAAAAACTCCGAAGACAGTGCCGCCGGCTCCTCAAGCAGAGCAATGGGAGCTTCAAGTTAAATGAGAGTAGTGAACCAAGCAACACTGTAGACAGTAGAGGTCTTGTTCAAGATACAGACTCTTCTGAGGATGTGGTTAGTGCCAGGGAATCTCTTTCCAGTGAGGAAAGGAGTCCAGATGCCGAGTACTCTGATGATCCCTCTAGTACACTGTTGGAAGGTGATGATAGTTCAAGACCACAAACAACAAATGGTGATGCTACTGCAGTAAACACTGAATCATCTGACTCGGACTCCTCTGAAGACCCTGAAGTTGTCATACAGGCTTCATCTTCTTCAGAAGGCCAGGAAAAGAATGAACACAATGAGCCTTCCAAAGAGTTTATATCTCCGTCAAGGACTGAGCTCCACTTGCGCACACCTGCTACTGAAAATTTTGCTACATGGCAGCGGATCATTCGTGTAGATGCAGTGCGTGCCAATTCAGAATGGATACCTTACTCCCCATCTCAGGCTTCAGTGTCAGAGGAAAGAGCACGCTTTTCTGCTGAAGCTGTTGGGCTAAAGGACTACGAACATCTGGAACCCTGCAGAATTTTCCATGCTGCCCGATTAGTTGCTATTCTTGAAGCTTATGCACTCTACGACCCTGAAATTGGCTACTGTCAGGGTATGAGTGATCTACTTTCTCCTATTATTACTGTTATGACAGAGGATCATGAAGCATTCTGGTGTTTTGTGGGTTTCATGAAGAAGGCTCGCCATAATTTTAGACTCGATGAAGTGGGAATTCGAAGGCAATTGAATATTGTTTCCAAGATTATCAAACGCAAAGACTCCCACCTTTTCAGGCACTTGGAGAAGCTTCAGGCTGAGGATTGTTTTTTCGTTTATAGGATGGTGGTGGTGCTGTTCAGGAGGGAGTTGACTTTTGAACAGACAATTTGTCTCTGGGAAGTAATGTGGGCAGATCAGGCAGCCATAAGGGCTGGCATTGGCAAGTCAGCATGGAGCAGGATAAGGCAGCGAGCTCCACCAACAGATGATCTATTGCTTTATGCTATTGCAGCTTCAGTATTGCAGAGGAGGAAATTAATTGTAGAGAAGTACAACAGCATGGACGAAATTTTAAGGGAGTGCAATAGCATGGCAGGCCAACTCGATGTATGGAAGCTGCTAGATGATGCACATGACTTGGTGGTCAACCTGCATGACAAGATTGAGACGTCCTTCTGA
- the LOC110614919 gene encoding 6-phosphogluconolactonase 3, chloroplastic isoform X2 — protein MRAKALPMAGITTATTTDKKKVEVFDSEEALAASLAKYTADLSEKFCQERGCFTVVLSGGSLIKSLRKLLEPPYIDSIEWSKWHVLWVDERVVPKDHIDSNYKLAYDGFLAQLPILPGNVYAINDALSAEGAADDYETCLKHLVNIKVIEASPLSGCPKFDLMLLGMGPDGHVASLFPGHHLCNEKEKWVTCIKDSPKPPPERITFTFPVINSSAYIALVVCGAGKADAVQRALGKDQHAADLLPVQMVSPEGELKWFLDKDAASKL, from the exons ATGAG AGCAAAGGCGTTGCCCATGGCTGGAATTACGACGGCCACGACCACTGATAAGAAGAAGGTGGAGGTGTTTGACTCGGAGGAGGCCCTGGCGGCGTCTCTGGCTAAGTACACCGCTGATCTATCCGAAAAGTTTTGTCAAGAAAGAGGATGCTTTACTGTCGTTTTGTCTGGTGGTTCTCTTATCAAGTCGCTCAG GAAACTGTTGGAACCTCCTTATATTGATTCAATAGAATGGTCGAAATGGCATGTCTTGTGGGTAGATGAGAGAGTGGTCCCTAAGGATCATATTGACAGTAACTACAAACTGGCATATGATGGATTTCTTGCTCAG CTGCCAATTCTGCCTGGTAATGTTTATGCCATAAACGATGCCCTATCAGCTGAGGGTGCTGCCGACGATTATGAAACCTGTCTTAAACATTTGGTTAATATCAAGGTGATAGAAGCATCCCCTCTTAGTGGGTGTCCAAAATTTGATCTCATGCTTTTGGGTATGGGTCCAGATGGACATGTAGCTTCTCTGTTCCCTGGGCATCATCTTTGTAACGAAAAGGAGAAATGGGTTACTTGCATTAAGGACTCGCCAAAACCACCTCCAGAGAGAATTACCTTCACCTTTCCGGTGATAAACTCCTCCGCGTATATCGCGCTTGTGGTGTGTGGTGCAGGTAAAGCTGATGCGGTACAAAGGGCATTGGGAAAGGATCAACATGCTGCTGATTTGCTGCCTGTTCAAATGGTTTCGCCTGAAGGGGAGTTGAAGTGGTTTTTGGACAAAGATGCAGCTTCAAAACTGTAG